The following coding sequences lie in one Musa acuminata AAA Group cultivar baxijiao chromosome BXJ3-1, Cavendish_Baxijiao_AAA, whole genome shotgun sequence genomic window:
- the LOC135629183 gene encoding probable CCR4-associated factor 1 homolog 11 has product MAINVGKANLVEHLELILSLRGSYPIVAIDTEFPGFIRDTPRDATEEERYNDVKHNVDNMHLIQLGVALFDEGGNTPWPGCCWQFNFSDFDPDVDASSPDSIELLAQSGHDFQQNRRHGIDARRCAYLVCVKLFCQPYSSKYVTFHGLYDVAFVIKMITRAPLPNTLNEFSDLVRTIFGQIYDIKYISRFCGGLRQGEIGLVGLSRKF; this is encoded by the exons ATGGCCATCAACGTGGGGAAGGCAAACCTTGTGGAGCACTTGGAGCTCATCCTCAGTCTCCGTGGCTCCTACCCGATAGTGGCAATCGATACGGAGTTCCCGGGGTTCATTCGCGACACCCCTCGCGATGCCACCGAAGAAGAAAGATACAATGACGTGAAGCACAACGTGGATAACATGCACCTGATCCAGCTGGGCGTCGCCTTGTTCGACGAAGGCGGCAACACCCCATGGCCAGGGTGCTGTTGGCAGTTCAATTTTTCGGATTTCGATCCCGATGTGGATGCTTCCTCTCCCGACTCCATCGAGTTGTTGGCACAGAGCGGGCACGACTTCCAGCAAAACCGACGACACGGCATCGACGCGCGGCGGTGCGCCTATCTGGTATGCGTGAAGCTCTTCTGCCAACCCTACAGCTCCAAGTATGTTACGTTTCATGGACTCTACGACGTGGCATTTGTGATAAAGATGATCACCCGAGCCCCACTGCCCAACACCTTGAACGAGTTCTCTGATTTGGTGAGGACCATCTTCGGCCAGATTTATGATATCAAATATATATCTCGATTTTGTGGAGGACTGCGTCAGGGAGAGATTGGTTTGGTGGGACTATCAAG aaagtTTTAA